One stretch of Miscanthus floridulus cultivar M001 chromosome 18, ASM1932011v1, whole genome shotgun sequence DNA includes these proteins:
- the LOC136523694 gene encoding uncharacterized protein, producing the protein MAMAGATAVGRCLLLSRPSPFWLRLLRAALSTAAPTLGPTSTPAPPPRHELLLERLRLRHLKDASSPGVPRPASRAAERNSQQAKGKRVEAAESFEDLGLGEEVMAALGEMGISKPRAAAAAQALLAPAPPPSTAAAIAGQQQHAEQRRGRASAAAWAGGGEGAVPAGAHGDGDGTVPAVSMEEEVRRTPAMEEEAPAAGEGQQQRHAGSRQRLVGSPASPQPPPPAAPAVAASG; encoded by the exons ATGGCGATGGCCGGTGCCACCGCCGTGGGTCGCTGCCTCCTCCTCTCCCGCCCGTCCCCTTTCTGGCTCCGCCTCCTCCGCGCCGCCCTCTCCACCGCCGCCCCCACCCTCGGCCCCACCTCCACTCCTGCTCCCCCTCCGCGGCACGAGCTCCTCCTCGAGCGCCTCCGTCTCCGCCACCTCAAGGACGCCTCGTCCCCTGGCGTCCCGAGGCCCGCCTCGAGGGCCGCGGAGCGAAACTCGCAGCAGGCGAAGGGGAAGAGGGTCGAGGCCGCCGAGAGCTTTGAGGACCTCGGCCTCGGGGAGGAGGTGATGGCCGCGCTCGGGGAGATGGGCATCTCCAAgccgcgagcagcagcagcagcacaagcCCTCCTTGCTCCAGCGCCTCCAccaagcaccgccgccgccattgctggg cagcagcagcacgccgagcagcgccgcggGCGAGCATCAGCAGCGGCCTGGGCTGGGGGTGGGGAAGGGGCCGTGCCTGCTGGAGCtcacggggacggggatgggaccgTGCCTGCCGTATCCATGGAGGAGGAGGTCCGCCGGacgccggccatggaggaggagGCGCCCGCCGCCGGGGAAGGCCAGCAGCAGCGGCACGCGGGGTCACGACAGCGGCTCGTCGGCTCGCCCGCAagcccgcagccgccgccgccggcagcgcccgccgtggccgcgtcgggatag
- the LOC136521385 gene encoding 12-oxophytodienoate reductase 1-like, which translates to MVCESANETMPLLTPYKMGHLELSHRVVLAPLTRCRSYGNVPQPHAAVYYSQRATKGGLLIAEATGVSATAQGWYPETPGIWTQEQVEAWKPIVDAVHRKGAFFFCQIWHVGRASTNEMQPDGQAPISSTDKQISPDAEFGVVYSKPRRLRTEEIPGIVHDFRRAARNAIEAGFDGVEIHGAHGYLLEQFMKDGTNDRDDEYGGSLENRCRFAVEVIDAVVHEVGAHRVGVRLSPFVDYLECADSNPVALGEYMVQQLNRHEGLLYCHMVEPRMANVDGRRQIPHRLLPFRQAFNGTFIAAGGYDREEGNKVVDDHYTDLVAYGRLFLANPDLPRRFELGAPMNEYNRATFITQDPVIGYTDYPFYEDNHV; encoded by the exons ATGGTGTGCGAGTCGGCAAACGAGACGATGCCGCTGCTGACGCCCTACAAGATGGGCCATCTGGAGCTCTCCCACCGTGTTGTGCTCGCGCCGCTGACGCGGTGCCGCTCCTATGGCAACGTGCCGCAGCCGCACGCCGCCGTGTACTACTCGCAGCGCGCCACCAAGGGCGGCCTGCTCATCGCGGAGGCCACGGGGGTGTCGGCCACCGCGCAGGGGTGGTATCCGGAGACTCCTGGCATCTGGACGCAGGAGCAGGTCGAGGCGTGGAAGCCCATCGTCGACGCCGTCCACCGCAAGGGCGCCTTCTTCTTCTGCCAGATTTGGCACGTCGGCAGGGCTTCCACCAATG AGATGCAGCCTGACGGGCAGGCGCCCATCTCCAGCACGGACAAGCAGATCTCTCCCGACGCCGAGTTTGGCGTAGTGTACTCCAAGCCGCGGCGTTTACGGACTGAGGAGATCCCGGGCATCGTCCACGATTTTAGGCGTGCGGCACGAAACGCCATCGAGGCGGGGTTCGATGGTGTGGAGATCCACGGCGCGCATGGGTACCTCCTGGAGCAGTTCATGAAGGATGGCACCAACGACCGTGATGACGAGTACGGTGGCAGCCTTGAGAACCGGTGCCGCTTCGCGGTGGAGGTGATCGATGCTGTCGTCCACGAAGTGGGCGCGCACCGCGTGGGCGTTAGGCTGTCTCCGTTCGTTGACTACCTGGAGTGCGCCGACTCTAACCCGGTGGCGCTCGGTGAATATATGGTGCAGCAGCTGAATAGGCACGAGGGGCTACTCTATTGCCATATGGTGGAGCCACGGATGGCCAATGTTGACGGCCGCAGGCAAATCCCTCATAGGCTTCTACCGTTTCGGCAAGCCTTCAACGGCACGTTCATCGCTGCAGGCGGGTACGATCGGGAGGAAGGCAACAAGGTGGTCGATGACCATTACACTGATCTCGTTGCCTACGGGAGACTCTTTTTGGCCAATCCAGACCTGCCTAGAAGGTTTGAGTTGGGTGCACCCATGAATGAGTACAACCGGGCAACTTTTATCACTCAGGATCCTGTCATTGGCTATACGGACTACCCATTCTATGAGGACAACCATGTTTGA